Proteins found in one Brachyspira murdochii DSM 12563 genomic segment:
- the saoD gene encoding DsrE-related protein SaoD, with protein MKVAYIFSSQNSHMILDKMIIPQLLNDKHGAEVVGMMFFADNTFLLTKGSSVGDRLAKVLESKKILLMACNICAIERGIDDKLIDGACIGCFPDLYKALEGSGVEQVITL; from the coding sequence ATGAAAGTAGCTTATATTTTCAGTAGCCAAAATTCGCATATGATTTTGGACAAAATGATAATTCCGCAATTATTAAATGATAAACATGGTGCGGAAGTTGTTGGTATGATGTTTTTTGCAGACAATACTTTTCTTCTTACAAAAGGAAGCAGTGTTGGAGATAGACTTGCAAAAGTATTAGAAAGCAAAAAAATTCTTCTTATGGCATGCAATATATGTGCTATAGAGAGAGGCATTGATGACAAACTTATAGATGGTGCTTGTATAGGTTGTTTCCCAGACTTATATAAAGCTTTGGAAGGAAGCGGGGTTGAACAGGTTATAACTTTATAA
- the saoL gene encoding MerB-like organometallic lyase SaoL produces the protein MFDTDFMERYGISDKYHNLPSDIQNARLRLMNRVIDTGCTINKAEAIEICGDESLYKTLLEKEIITLSGDDVAFLYPVSAMETNHRVKLADGREFCSMCAIDALGSYSLFHQDTEINSICSQTGEKIYVRIKDRCIVEHSPDDIHVIHVDLNKNKNWASTCUNIMNFFGSKNDMNEWLKNQDIDNNTIYLLDLETAFKVATAIFRL, from the coding sequence ATGTTTGATACTGATTTTATGGAGAGATATGGTATATCTGATAAATATCATAATTTACCTTCGGATATACAGAATGCTAGATTAAGATTGATGAATAGAGTTATAGATACAGGCTGCACTATTAACAAAGCTGAAGCTATAGAAATATGTGGAGATGAAAGTTTGTATAAAACTCTGCTTGAAAAAGAAATTATCACTTTAAGCGGAGATGATGTTGCTTTTCTTTATCCTGTATCTGCTATGGAAACTAATCATAGGGTAAAACTTGCTGACGGAAGAGAATTCTGTTCAATGTGTGCTATAGATGCACTTGGCTCTTACAGTTTATTTCATCAGGATACTGAAATTAATTCTATATGCAGTCAGACTGGCGAAAAAATATATGTAAGAATTAAAGACAGATGTATTGTTGAACATTCGCCTGATGATATACATGTAATACATGTTGATTTAAATAAAAATAAGAATTGGGCTAGCACCTGCTGAAATATCATGAATTTCTTTGGGTCAAAGAATGATATGAATGAATGGCTTAAAAATCAAGATATAGATAATAATACTATATATCTTTTAGATTTAGAAACTGCTTTTAAAGTGGCAACTGCAATATTCAGACTATAA
- a CDS encoding helicase-related protein: MKILDNVNTKVFEIFKTEENIKEIGILSAYCSYSAFYDISNDKTARETFFKANVKIIMGMNIDPKIQCLYINYNQNNTKTNKEEFNDFIEYTISELNKNPNNKTVLELFKEKCQNSSLEIRSANDKTHAKLYVLRYNDKSTIKKMHGCAIIGSSNFSREGLHQRKEINAYTEDGFEDFYNFFQDEWKNTSSILDKENEKEFFDRVGIKDKEEIKQNNNEAEETTKHATPYEIYLKVIYEYFNFFTNEKLLFTPKDFNYSNYKYQIDAIKSGIKSIMTYGGVLISDVVGLGKSIIASAIAKNLIEMKAAEEIIIVSPPKIIYSWENYNTEFKLNAVIKSVGKLDELYEYVKNHKKTRLIIIDEAHRFVNSKTESYNIIKNICSANKVMLLTATPMHNTTSDIFSLIDIFDRMLTTDKSIAEIKSSILKEERIIKSKYKKDDNEKETKEKIKDISKQILGLINPIIIRRTRKDLKEDLEYRKDLEEQKTEFNNVEDPKLHDYNLGDISKLYSDTFEKITPNDDEYNNKGNDKTLFDDNNNSTEINNNKFKAVRYEPLTYLKYTTIEEKKNADKIIEYVYGENINADFASTSSRNLTKFMKHLLVRRFESSLYAFKKSIDNMIDKYENIKTWINKDLYPIYKKGDTLYIEDFFSYNNENADDENDIEYDEVLDFNKTNKKIKDVKIIENVKEVLEDKFFEDFENDLKILKQIKKDWDNISSDKDKKFIKLIEELKKFKKENDKRKIIIFTEFKDTADYLYESVYKDDELRELFKPIKSTSQSKNRDIIAANFDASLNTDKQEDDYFLLIATDTLSEGINLHRAGIIINYDIPYNPTRVIQRVGRINRIGKKLFDKIYIHNFIPRLEAQKDIKNWQISNFKLNLINAIFGNDTKILKKDDEINSLFSLKRENEILTDDDVSWDNEYRDIYNKIKNDDKLLERIKSIENNIVIRRESNFSGLLEIIQSKNGVFGSLLKNSKIDFNIENIFKTLKADKNEKYIPPSENIKNFEDELKRRKNIKKSTSSHSALNNFYQYLDNDEERDYVKKLISITENKYLSDKTIKEIEKALKSKSGCSVGILQNIISSDEVNEKFNYSSNNLQSIYEDSYLIVKEEFSKYSN, from the coding sequence ATGAAAATATTGGATAATGTTAATACTAAAGTTTTTGAAATTTTTAAAACTGAAGAAAATATTAAAGAAATAGGAATACTCTCTGCTTACTGCAGTTATAGTGCATTTTATGATATATCAAACGACAAAACAGCTAGAGAAACATTTTTTAAAGCAAATGTCAAAATTATCATGGGTATGAATATTGACCCTAAAATTCAGTGTTTATATATTAATTATAATCAAAATAATACAAAAACAAATAAAGAAGAATTTAATGACTTTATAGAGTATACAATTAGTGAATTAAATAAAAATCCAAACAATAAAACAGTATTGGAACTATTTAAAGAAAAATGCCAAAACTCCTCCCTTGAAATAAGAAGTGCAAACGATAAAACTCATGCAAAACTCTATGTATTAAGATATAACGATAAAAGTACAATAAAGAAAATGCACGGCTGTGCAATAATAGGTTCAAGCAATTTTTCAAGAGAAGGTCTTCATCAAAGAAAAGAAATTAATGCATACACAGAAGACGGATTTGAAGATTTTTATAACTTTTTTCAAGATGAATGGAAAAACACATCAAGTATATTAGACAAAGAAAATGAAAAAGAATTCTTTGATAGAGTGGGAATAAAAGATAAAGAAGAAATAAAACAAAATAATAATGAAGCTGAAGAAACTACTAAACACGCTACTCCTTACGAAATATATTTAAAAGTTATATACGAATATTTTAATTTTTTTACCAATGAAAAATTATTATTCACGCCTAAAGATTTTAATTATTCAAATTATAAATATCAGATAGACGCTATAAAAAGCGGAATAAAAAGCATTATGACATATGGCGGGGTTTTAATATCTGATGTTGTAGGGCTTGGAAAAAGTATAATAGCTTCGGCAATAGCTAAAAATTTGATTGAAATGAAAGCTGCTGAAGAAATTATAATAGTATCTCCTCCAAAAATAATATATTCTTGGGAAAATTATAATACTGAGTTCAAATTAAATGCTGTAATAAAAAGTGTTGGTAAATTAGATGAATTATACGAATATGTGAAGAATCATAAAAAAACAAGACTTATTATAATAGATGAAGCTCATAGATTTGTAAATAGCAAAACAGAATCTTACAATATTATAAAAAATATATGCTCAGCAAATAAAGTTATGCTTCTTACCGCAACTCCTATGCATAATACAACTTCTGATATATTTTCTTTAATAGATATATTTGACAGAATGCTCACTACAGATAAAAGTATAGCAGAAATCAAATCATCTATTCTAAAAGAAGAGCGAATTATAAAAAGCAAATACAAAAAAGATGATAATGAAAAAGAAACTAAAGAAAAAATAAAAGATATATCAAAACAAATTTTAGGTTTGATTAATCCTATAATAATAAGAAGAACAAGAAAAGATTTAAAAGAGGATTTGGAATACAGAAAAGATTTAGAAGAGCAAAAAACAGAGTTTAATAATGTAGAAGACCCAAAACTTCATGATTATAATTTAGGCGATATATCAAAATTATACTCTGATACATTTGAAAAAATTACTCCAAATGACGATGAATATAATAATAAAGGAAATGATAAAACTCTATTTGATGATAATAACAATAGTACAGAAATAAATAATAATAAGTTCAAAGCTGTACGTTATGAGCCTTTAACTTATCTTAAATATACTACGATAGAAGAAAAGAAAAATGCTGATAAAATAATAGAATACGTATACGGAGAAAATATTAATGCAGATTTTGCCTCCACTTCCTCAAGAAACCTTACTAAATTTATGAAACATTTGCTTGTAAGAAGATTTGAAAGTTCTCTTTATGCTTTTAAAAAAAGTATAGATAATATGATAGATAAATACGAAAATATAAAAACTTGGATTAATAAAGATTTATACCCTATTTATAAAAAAGGTGATACTCTATATATAGAAGATTTCTTTTCTTATAATAATGAAAATGCAGATGATGAGAATGATATTGAATATGATGAAGTATTAGATTTTAATAAGACAAATAAAAAAATTAAAGATGTAAAAATAATAGAAAATGTTAAAGAAGTTTTGGAAGATAAATTTTTTGAAGATTTTGAAAATGATTTGAAAATATTAAAACAGATAAAAAAAGATTGGGATAATATATCATCAGATAAAGACAAAAAATTTATTAAACTAATAGAAGAATTAAAAAAATTCAAAAAAGAAAATGATAAAAGAAAAATTATAATATTTACAGAGTTTAAAGATACAGCAGATTATTTATATGAATCTGTGTATAAAGATGATGAATTAAGAGAACTATTTAAACCTATAAAATCAACATCACAGTCAAAAAACAGAGATATAATAGCAGCCAATTTTGATGCTTCTTTGAATACTGATAAACAAGAAGATGATTATTTTTTACTAATAGCTACTGATACACTGTCAGAAGGTATCAATCTTCATAGGGCTGGTATAATAATAAATTATGATATTCCTTACAATCCTACAAGAGTAATACAGAGAGTGGGACGTATAAACAGAATAGGCAAAAAACTATTTGATAAAATATATATACATAACTTTATACCTAGGCTTGAAGCTCAGAAAGATATAAAGAATTGGCAGATATCCAATTTTAAATTAAACTTGATAAATGCTATATTCGGAAATGATACAAAAATATTAAAAAAAGATGATGAAATTAATTCGCTATTCTCATTAAAAAGAGAAAATGAAATTCTAACTGATGATGATGTAAGCTGGGATAATGAATATAGAGATATTTATAATAAAATAAAAAATGATGATAAACTTCTTGAAAGAATAAAATCAATAGAAAATAATATAGTAATAAGAAGAGAGTCAAATTTCAGCGGTTTATTAGAGATAATACAATCAAAAAACGGAGTATTCGGTTCTCTATTAAAAAACTCAAAAATAGATTTTAATATAGAAAATATATTTAAAACTCTAAAAGCTGATAAAAATGAAAAATATATTCCTCCAAGCGAAAATATAAAAAACTTTGAAGATGAATTAAAAAGAAGAAAAAATATTAAAAAGTCTACAAGCAGCCACAGTGCACTTAATAATTTTTATCAATATCTTGACAATGATGAAGAGAGAGATTATGTAAAAAAATTAATAAGTATTACAGAAAATAAATATTTGTCTGATAAAACTATAAAAGAAATAGAAAAAGCATTAAAATCAAAAAGCGGATGTTCTGTAGGAATACTTCAGAATATTATATCTTCTGATGAGGTAAATGAGAAATTCAATTATTCTTCAAACAATCTTCAAAGCATATACGAAGATTCCTATTTGATAGTAAAAGAAGAGTTTAGTAAATATAGCAATTAA